A genomic window from Silene latifolia isolate original U9 population chromosome Y, ASM4854445v1, whole genome shotgun sequence includes:
- the LOC141633388 gene encoding uncharacterized protein LOC141633388 isoform X4 translates to MFLIVGGFSSAFSSFLNCWWISPRLLTPPETSLFPSLDDKPASVDFVHNGRARSRPISLSRSSTRITFAAAEVVASSTAWLGLGLSCVCMQRRDSGSRPSFDLSPTQVLI, encoded by the exons ATGTTCCTGATTGTTGGTGGTTTTTCTTCCGCTTTCTCCTCTTTCCTCAATTGTTGGTGGATCAGTCCCAG GTTATTGACTCCCCCAGAGACCTCACTTTTTCCTTCATTGGACGATAAGCCAGCCTCTGTCGACTTCGTACATAATGGTAGAGCTCGAAGCAGGCCTATTTCACTTTCAAGATCATCTACA CGGATTACATTTGCTGCAGCTGAGGTTGTTGCCAGTTCAACAGCATGGCTAGGCCTAGGTCTTTCATGTGTGTGCATGCAGAGAAGAGACAGTGGTTCTCGGCCTTCTTTTGATCTATCTCCTACCCAG GTACTCATCTGA
- the LOC141633388 gene encoding uncharacterized protein LOC141633388 isoform X3, which produces MEKMEGVFDAECCESRNITFTSDLLACYHALRFLHFSRGSVCNIVFTYSIGRLLTPPETSLFPSLDDKPASVDFVHNGRARSRPISLSRSSTRITFAAAEVVASSTAWLGLGLSCVCMQRRDSGSRPSFDLSPTQLTTSSLGFQS; this is translated from the exons AtggaaaaaatggagggagtatttgacGCTGAGTGTTGTGAATCACGGAACATCACATTTACCTCTGATCTTTTGGCCTGCTATCATGCTTTACGATTCTTACATTTTTCAAGGGGCAGCGTTTGTAACATTGTGTTTACCTACTCCATTGGAAGGTTATTGACTCCCCCAGAGACCTCACTTTTTCCTTCATTGGACGATAAGCCAGCCTCTGTCGACTTCGTACATAATGGTAGAGCTCGAAGCAGGCCTATTTCACTTTCAAGATCATCTACA CGGATTACATTTGCTGCAGCTGAGGTTGTTGCCAGTTCAACAGCATGGCTAGGCCTAGGTCTTTCATGTGTGTGCATGCAGAGAAGAGACAGTGGTTCTCGGCCTTCTTTTGATCTATCTCCTACCCAG CTGACTACTTCCTCTCTCGGCTTCCAATCTTGA
- the LOC141633388 gene encoding uncharacterized protein LOC141633388 isoform X1, with product MEKMEGVFDAECCESRNITFTSDLLACYHALRFLHFSRGSVCNIVFTYSIGRLLTPPETSLFPSLDDKPASVDFVHNGRARSRPISLSRSSTRITFAAAEVVASSTAWLGLGLSCVCMQRRDSGSRPSFDLSPTQKRLAQGGVRFAALLEEIFGAKTRKLYAESGASYICDLID from the exons AtggaaaaaatggagggagtatttgacGCTGAGTGTTGTGAATCACGGAACATCACATTTACCTCTGATCTTTTGGCCTGCTATCATGCTTTACGATTCTTACATTTTTCAAGGGGCAGCGTTTGTAACATTGTGTTTACCTACTCCATTGGAAGGTTATTGACTCCCCCAGAGACCTCACTTTTTCCTTCATTGGACGATAAGCCAGCCTCTGTCGACTTCGTACATAATGGTAGAGCTCGAAGCAGGCCTATTTCACTTTCAAGATCATCTACA CGGATTACATTTGCTGCAGCTGAGGTTGTTGCCAGTTCAACAGCATGGCTAGGCCTAGGTCTTTCATGTGTGTGCATGCAGAGAAGAGACAGTGGTTCTCGGCCTTCTTTTGATCTATCTCCTACCCAG AAAAGGCTAGCTCAAGGTGGAGTGCGCTTTGCAGCTCTTCTTGAAGAAATTTTCGGAGCAAAAACCAGAAAGTTATATGCAGAATCAGGAGCAAGTTATATCTGCGATTTAATAGACTAA
- the LOC141633388 gene encoding uncharacterized protein LOC141633388 isoform X2 yields the protein MFLIVGGFSSAFSSFLNCWWISPRLLTPPETSLFPSLDDKPASVDFVHNGRARSRPISLSRSSTRITFAAAEVVASSTAWLGLGLSCVCMQRRDSGSRPSFDLSPTQKRLAQGGVRFAALLEEIFGAKTRKLYAESGASYICDLID from the exons ATGTTCCTGATTGTTGGTGGTTTTTCTTCCGCTTTCTCCTCTTTCCTCAATTGTTGGTGGATCAGTCCCAG GTTATTGACTCCCCCAGAGACCTCACTTTTTCCTTCATTGGACGATAAGCCAGCCTCTGTCGACTTCGTACATAATGGTAGAGCTCGAAGCAGGCCTATTTCACTTTCAAGATCATCTACA CGGATTACATTTGCTGCAGCTGAGGTTGTTGCCAGTTCAACAGCATGGCTAGGCCTAGGTCTTTCATGTGTGTGCATGCAGAGAAGAGACAGTGGTTCTCGGCCTTCTTTTGATCTATCTCCTACCCAG AAAAGGCTAGCTCAAGGTGGAGTGCGCTTTGCAGCTCTTCTTGAAGAAATTTTCGGAGCAAAAACCAGAAAGTTATATGCAGAATCAGGAGCAAGTTATATCTGCGATTTAATAGACTAA